One Curtobacterium sp. MCLR17_007 DNA window includes the following coding sequences:
- a CDS encoding folylpolyglutamate synthase/dihydrofolate synthase family protein — protein sequence MSDRDDNDPFDPFDAAGPAADGIEIPVGPPADADPIEAVPFGGDDAEVKRVEAALYARIGEQSPEHRLTATRRAVELLGDPHLAYPVIHLTGTNGKTSTARMTESIVRAHGLRTGLMTSPHLVSIRERIVIDGQPIAPDRFVENWDDITPILAMTDKELTDKGELPLTFFEALTVLALACFAEAPVDVAVIEVGMGGEWDSTNVVQSQVQVFTPIAIDHAKQLGNTVAEIARTKSGIIKPSSAVVSSAQVPEALAELERAAELTESSLAVEGTGFSVVDVTPAVGGQLVTVQGVAGRYDDLFLPLFGAHQAHNAAVAIAAVESFIGRGAQPLDQDVLSEGLAGATSPGRLQPIAQDPTVVVDAAHNPHGARALADALPVAFPSGHVVGVVGILADKDARGFVRALKDTVATFVVTQPPGERALDADTFARVVVDEVGNDRVVVEPSLAQALSEARDLADEAEADDAMVLVAGSIVMVGAVMDLVHTEGESK from the coding sequence ATGAGCGACCGTGACGACAACGACCCGTTCGACCCCTTCGACGCGGCCGGTCCCGCCGCGGACGGCATCGAGATCCCGGTGGGCCCGCCCGCCGATGCCGACCCGATCGAGGCCGTGCCCTTCGGTGGTGACGACGCCGAGGTCAAGCGGGTGGAGGCCGCGCTCTACGCCCGCATCGGCGAGCAGTCGCCCGAGCACCGCCTGACCGCCACGCGTCGCGCCGTCGAGCTCCTCGGCGACCCGCACCTGGCGTACCCGGTGATCCACCTGACGGGCACGAACGGCAAGACCTCGACGGCGCGGATGACCGAGAGCATCGTCCGCGCGCACGGGCTGCGGACCGGGCTCATGACGAGCCCGCACCTGGTGTCGATCCGCGAACGGATCGTCATCGACGGCCAGCCCATCGCACCGGACCGCTTCGTCGAGAACTGGGACGACATCACGCCGATCCTGGCCATGACGGACAAGGAGCTCACCGACAAGGGCGAGCTCCCGCTGACGTTCTTCGAGGCGCTGACCGTCCTGGCGCTCGCGTGCTTCGCCGAGGCGCCCGTCGACGTCGCCGTGATCGAGGTCGGCATGGGCGGCGAGTGGGACTCCACCAACGTCGTGCAGAGCCAGGTGCAGGTGTTCACCCCGATCGCGATCGACCACGCCAAGCAGCTCGGCAACACCGTCGCCGAGATCGCCCGCACCAAGTCGGGGATCATCAAGCCGTCGTCGGCCGTCGTGTCGAGCGCGCAGGTCCCCGAGGCGCTCGCCGAACTCGAGCGGGCGGCCGAGCTCACCGAGTCGTCGCTCGCCGTCGAGGGCACCGGGTTCTCCGTGGTCGACGTGACCCCGGCCGTCGGCGGGCAGCTCGTCACCGTGCAGGGCGTCGCCGGTCGCTACGACGACCTGTTCCTGCCGCTGTTCGGCGCACACCAGGCCCACAACGCCGCCGTCGCGATCGCCGCGGTCGAGTCGTTCATCGGTCGGGGCGCGCAGCCGCTCGACCAGGACGTCCTCAGCGAGGGCCTCGCCGGTGCCACCAGCCCGGGTCGGCTGCAGCCCATCGCGCAGGACCCGACGGTGGTCGTCGACGCCGCGCACAACCCGCACGGCGCCAGGGCGTTGGCCGACGCGCTGCCCGTCGCGTTCCCCTCCGGACACGTGGTCGGTGTCGTCGGGATCCTCGCCGACAAGGACGCCCGGGGCTTCGTCCGAGCGCTGAAGGACACCGTCGCGACGTTCGTCGTGACGCAGCCGCCGGGGGAGCGCGCCCTCGACGCCGACACGTTCGCCCGGGTCGTCGTCGACGAGGTGGGCAACGACCGCGTGGTCGTCGAGCCGTCGCTGGCACAGGCCCTGTCGGAAGCGCGCGACCTGGCGGACGAGGCCGAGGCGGACGACGCCATGGTGCTCGTCGCCGGCTCCATCGTGATGGTGGGCGCGGTCATGGACCTGGTCCACACCGAGGGGGAGTCGAAGTGA
- a CDS encoding DUF4233 domain-containing protein — MTDGPRASRPGRTPRTRRPRRDRGARESLLSITLVLEAIMFFFPMLVVFGKHTLPAGVAFGGGLAAIVVLALASRLTGTRAGVGFGWLLQAAILATGFIEPFMVVVGLVFLALWVFCFVKGGQLDRQNAARRAAAGD; from the coding sequence GTGACGGACGGACCACGGGCCTCCCGTCCGGGTCGCACGCCCCGGACCCGCCGTCCGCGACGCGACCGCGGGGCCCGCGAGAGCCTGCTGTCGATCACGCTCGTCCTCGAGGCGATCATGTTCTTCTTCCCGATGCTCGTCGTGTTCGGCAAGCACACGCTGCCGGCCGGTGTCGCCTTCGGCGGCGGGCTCGCGGCGATCGTCGTGCTGGCGCTGGCGTCGCGCCTGACCGGTACCCGTGCCGGTGTAGGGTTCGGGTGGCTGCTGCAGGCGGCCATCCTCGCCACCGGCTTCATCGAGCCGTTCATGGTCGTGGTGGGCCTGGTGTTCCTGGCGCTGTGGGTGTTCTGCTTCGTCAAGGGCGGTCAGCTCGACCGTCAGAACGCCGCCCGCCGAGCCGCTGCCGGCGACTGA
- the ndk gene encoding nucleoside-diphosphate kinase: MSDFEETLVLVKPDGVARQLTGEILRRIEAKGYEIVDLKMLTAPRDLLDAHYEEHQGKPFFEPLVEFMQSGPVVAVRVAGNAAIAGFRSLAGTTDPTGAAPGTIRGDLGRDWGLKVQQNLVHGSDSPESAARELGLWFA, translated from the coding sequence GTGTCCGACTTCGAAGAGACCCTCGTCCTCGTCAAGCCCGACGGCGTCGCCCGCCAGCTCACCGGTGAGATCCTGCGCCGGATCGAGGCCAAGGGCTACGAGATCGTCGACCTGAAGATGCTGACCGCACCGCGCGACCTGCTCGACGCGCACTACGAGGAACACCAGGGCAAGCCGTTCTTCGAACCGCTGGTCGAGTTCATGCAGTCCGGCCCGGTCGTCGCCGTGCGCGTCGCCGGCAACGCGGCGATCGCGGGCTTCCGCTCGCTCGCCGGCACCACCGACCCGACCGGCGCCGCGCCCGGCACCATCCGCGGTGACCTCGGCCGCGACTGGGGCCTCAAGGTCCAGCAGAACCTGGTGCACGGCTCGGACAGCCCCGAGTCCGCCGCGCGCGAGCTCGGCCTCTGGTTCGCCTGA